One window of Papaver somniferum cultivar HN1 chromosome 9, ASM357369v1, whole genome shotgun sequence genomic DNA carries:
- the LOC113312428 gene encoding uncharacterized protein LOC113312428, producing MVELGIKESYVTWIEHFFNSKWLDTFSGWHYHVVARGISDHGPLIGSDTVIGRALNTPFRFQQMWLTHPSFLQVVIDSWNEDIIGNPIFIFMNKLKRLKNILKTWNWEIFGNVQENLKKVEDKVMEETIKSDVDPANISLLNNLVTARGNYEMAANNYNTFLRDKARLNWIKDGDMNSKFFHTSIKMRQSQNTISELENDSGDIITTQQGISDLLIDYFKKKFEHQSVQINDSIFDVVPHIISEADNFFLEDCPNEEEIKKVVFNLNVDSAPGPDGFTGVFLQSSLGNH from the coding sequence ATGGTAGAGTTGGGAATAAAAGAATCTTATGTAACTTGGATAGAACACTTTTTTAATTCGAAATGGCTTGATACATTTAGTGGTTGGCATTATCATGTAGTTGCAAGAGGAATCTCTGATCATGGTCCTCTTATTGGTTCTGACACTGTTATTGGAAGAGCTCTAAATACTCCCTTCAGGTTTCAACAAATGTGGCTTACTCATCCTTCCTTCTTACAAGTGGTCATTGATTCTTGGAATGAAGATATTATTGGTAAtcctatatttatatttatgaacAAACTTAAAAGACTGAAAAACATTCTCAAGACTTGGAACTGGGAAATTTTTGGAAATGTTcaagaaaatcttaaaaaagtTGAAGACAAGGTTATGGAAGAAACTATTAAGTCAGATGTTGATCCTGCCAATATCTCCTTATTGAATAATTTGGTTACTGCTAGAGGCAATTATGAAATGGCTGCAAATAACTACAATACtttcttgagagataaagccagaTTGAACTGGATTAAAGATGGTGATATGAATTCCAAATTTTTTCATACCAGTATCAAAATGAGACAATCCCAAAATACTATCTCTGAACTGGAAAATGATTCAGGTGATATTATTACCACTCAACAGGGTATCTCTGATTTGCTTATTGACTAttttaagaagaagtttgaacaCCAATCAGTTCAAATTAATGATTCAATATTTGATGTCGTGCCTCATATTATTTCTGAAGCTGATAATTTTTTCTTGGAGGATTGTCCAAATGAAGAGGAAATAAAGAAAGTTGTTTTTAATCTGAATGTTGATAGTGCTCCAGGTCCTGATGGATTCACTGGAGTTTTTTTACAGAGCAGCTTGGGAAATCATTAA